The Lactiplantibacillus brownii genome contains the following window.
GGTTATTTTTTTTGCTGACTTTTGATCAGCTCAACAATTAATGCAATTAAGGCTACGATAAACGTACCGAAAGCCAGCATTAATTGTAAAGCGTCCGCAACGGACACTTAGGCTACTCCTTTCGTTAGGATTTATGGGCTTTAAAGGTTCAACACCATAAGCACCACCTCCGATCGGAAATAGCCACCGCCTTAACTTCTCTACAAGCTTTAA
Protein-coding sequences here:
- a CDS encoding putative holin-like toxin — protein: MLAFGTFIVALIALIVELIKSQQKK